The proteins below are encoded in one region of Paenibacillus albus:
- a CDS encoding GNAT family N-acetyltransferase yields the protein MSDKNSLLRWAAFNHRMWNCRTELMTFKDSMSDAYCECLFFLDDRGRIFLPPFNYYHPTVFHPDRSESGTYKVTEQWLRVADKMVKGMRKVGCAEDYVLPPEFQDIRPWRWRHFITGVRYSYRVKLPHDVNLIDHAVKQRIKKATSEGYVTRVADSMSDVYECLVATEKRKGFSHRLSLEDLEYAASSLGDDLFRAYVCYSKDGEPASASIEIILGNKNALGLVAGSKENHLRNGTAQHLRAYMFQDLVAHGVESFDFCGANIPSVAEAKAQWGAELVPYYTVRKRRLQDVAKEGGKWLQSIIQRNEARKL from the coding sequence TTGTCAGACAAGAACTCCCTGCTGCGCTGGGCAGCATTTAATCATCGTATGTGGAACTGCAGGACAGAGTTAATGACCTTCAAGGATTCTATGTCAGACGCTTATTGCGAGTGTTTGTTCTTCTTGGATGACCGAGGGAGGATATTTTTACCACCGTTTAACTACTATCATCCTACTGTCTTCCATCCAGATCGCTCCGAGAGCGGGACGTACAAAGTAACAGAGCAATGGCTTAGAGTCGCGGATAAGATGGTGAAAGGCATGCGTAAAGTCGGTTGCGCGGAGGATTACGTGCTTCCTCCGGAATTTCAAGATATACGGCCGTGGCGCTGGAGGCATTTCATAACCGGAGTGCGATATTCATATCGCGTGAAGCTGCCGCATGATGTGAATCTTATCGACCACGCGGTTAAACAGCGAATCAAGAAAGCGACTTCAGAGGGATATGTGACGCGAGTGGCAGACAGCATGTCCGATGTTTACGAATGCTTGGTCGCTACGGAGAAACGCAAAGGCTTCAGTCACCGGCTGTCTCTGGAGGATTTGGAATACGCAGCTAGCTCGCTCGGTGATGATCTCTTTCGAGCCTATGTCTGCTATAGCAAAGATGGCGAGCCGGCGAGTGCGAGCATCGAGATTATTCTTGGGAATAAAAACGCGCTTGGATTAGTTGCCGGCTCGAAAGAGAACCATCTGCGCAACGGAACAGCTCAACACTTGCGAGCCTACATGTTCCAGGATCTTGTCGCGCATGGCGTGGAGAGCTTTGATTTTTGCGGAGCGAATATTCCTTCTGTAGCAGAAGCGAAGGCTCAGTGGGGGGCGGAGCTGGTTCCTTATTACACGGTGAGAAAGCGAAGGTTGCAAGATGTGGCTAAAGAAGGAGGTAAGTGGCTGCAATCGATCATCCAAAGGAATGAGGCAAGGAAATTATGA
- a CDS encoding nucleotide sugar dehydrogenase, whose product MLLKTQRQSGAFSAELIDKFLNKTATIGVIGLGYVGLPLSVEKAKAGYRVIGFDVQESKVKLVNEGVNYIGDVVDDDLRRIVKEGYLRATTDYSFLASVDAVTICVPTPLDLYQQPDTSYVVNSTKEIARFLHKGMLVVLESTTYPGTTEELVKPILESTGLVCGEDFFLAYSPERVDPGNKFYNTSNTPKVVGGITEACLRTAVALYEQVLEGEVHPVSSPSVAEMEKIYENTFRHINIALANEMALLCDRMGINVWEVIDAAKSKPYGFMAFYPGPGLGGHCIPIDPFYLTWKAREFNYHTRLIELAGEINNSMPEFVVQKIAQILNQQRKSLNGSLVHLLGIAYKKDIDDYRESPVLKVIELLEESGATVRVSDPYISIFKHHGRYYDCVEATEQAIEEADIVVLTTDHSRFDYKLIARKARLLLDTRNGMKNYEKPSNYYLL is encoded by the coding sequence ATGCTGTTAAAGACGCAGCGACAATCAGGGGCGTTTAGCGCAGAGCTAATTGACAAGTTTTTGAATAAAACCGCAACAATCGGAGTGATTGGACTCGGTTACGTGGGGCTTCCTTTGTCGGTGGAAAAGGCGAAGGCGGGCTATCGGGTCATTGGTTTTGATGTGCAGGAATCGAAAGTTAAGCTTGTGAATGAAGGTGTGAATTACATCGGAGACGTCGTGGACGACGATCTGCGGAGAATTGTGAAAGAAGGTTATCTGCGGGCGACAACCGATTATTCGTTCCTCGCTAGCGTAGATGCGGTGACTATATGCGTACCAACGCCGCTTGACCTATACCAACAGCCGGACACAAGCTATGTGGTCAACTCCACGAAGGAAATTGCGCGTTTTCTGCACAAGGGGATGCTCGTTGTACTTGAAAGCACGACTTATCCGGGTACGACGGAGGAACTGGTGAAGCCGATTCTGGAGAGCACTGGGCTCGTATGCGGAGAAGACTTCTTCCTCGCCTACTCCCCGGAGAGAGTCGATCCTGGCAACAAATTTTATAACACTAGCAACACGCCGAAAGTGGTTGGAGGCATAACCGAAGCTTGCTTGCGCACAGCGGTTGCACTGTACGAGCAAGTGCTGGAAGGGGAGGTACATCCGGTGTCGAGCCCTTCTGTCGCCGAGATGGAAAAAATTTACGAGAATACGTTCCGTCATATTAACATCGCTTTGGCTAACGAAATGGCGCTGTTGTGCGACCGGATGGGCATCAACGTCTGGGAAGTCATCGACGCGGCCAAGTCGAAACCATATGGCTTTATGGCTTTTTATCCGGGACCTGGGCTTGGAGGCCATTGTATCCCGATCGATCCCTTCTATTTAACGTGGAAAGCCAGAGAGTTTAACTATCATACACGGCTCATCGAGCTTGCTGGGGAAATTAACAACTCCATGCCGGAATTTGTGGTACAGAAAATCGCGCAAATTCTGAACCAGCAGCGCAAGTCATTGAATGGATCCCTCGTTCATCTGCTCGGGATCGCCTATAAGAAGGATATCGACGATTATCGCGAATCGCCGGTGCTGAAAGTCATTGAGCTACTGGAGGAGAGCGGCGCTACCGTTCGGGTGAGCGATCCGTATATCTCGATCTTTAAACATCACGGTAGATATTACGACTGTGTAGAGGCGACGGAGCAAGCGATTGAAGAGGCGGACATCGTTGTGCTGACAACGGATCACTCCCGATTTGATTATAAGTTGATTGCAAGAAAAGCCCGCTTACTGCTTGACACGAGGAACGGGATGAAGAATTACGAGAAGCCTAGTAACTACTATTTATTGTAA
- a CDS encoding acyltransferase: MMTYFKHDTAIIDDGAEIGTGTKVWHFSHISPKAVVGQTCSLGQNVFVANHVTIGNGVKIQNNVSIFEGVVLEDYVFCGPSMVFTNVRTPRSAFPRNTSDDYAQTVVKRGASIGANATIVCGVTIGENALIAAGAVVNRDVLPFALMAGVPAKRIGWVCECGVTLRLEQSHSTCSSCGRTYRLEHDTLHKTMGG; encoded by the coding sequence ATGATGACATATTTCAAGCACGACACGGCGATCATTGATGACGGGGCTGAAATCGGAACTGGAACGAAGGTATGGCATTTCAGCCATATTTCGCCGAAAGCAGTCGTCGGACAAACTTGCAGCCTAGGACAGAATGTCTTTGTGGCGAATCATGTGACGATTGGCAACGGCGTCAAGATTCAAAATAACGTATCAATCTTTGAAGGTGTCGTGCTTGAGGACTACGTCTTCTGCGGTCCAAGCATGGTGTTCACAAACGTTAGAACGCCAAGATCAGCTTTCCCCCGCAACACGAGCGATGATTACGCCCAAACGGTCGTTAAGCGAGGTGCCTCGATTGGCGCCAATGCGACCATCGTGTGCGGAGTCACGATCGGAGAGAATGCGTTGATTGCAGCGGGAGCGGTTGTAAACCGTGACGTACTGCCATTCGCCTTGATGGCTGGAGTCCCCGCAAAGCGAATTGGCTGGGTATGCGAGTGTGGTGTAACGCTTCGCCTGGAGCAGTCGCATTCAACATGCTCAAGCTGCGGCAGAACGTACAGGTTAGAACATGATACTTTACACAAGACAATGGGGGGCTAA
- the galU gene encoding UTP--glucose-1-phosphate uridylyltransferase GalU, translating into MKKVKKAIIPAAGLGTRFLPATKAMPKEMLPIVDKPTIQYIVEEAVQSGIEDIIIVTGKGKRAIEDHFDSAFELEQTLLERKKLELLEEVQKSSKIIDIHYIRQKEPKGLGHAVWCARKFIGDEPFAVLLGDDIVRAETPCLLQMIEKYEIMQSSIVAVKPVPEEEVSRYGIISPMEKYGQLYKTKHFVEKPAKESAPSNLAIMGRYILTPRIFDFLENAEFGASGEIQLTDAIQKLAQEEDVYGYEFEGTRFDVGDKLGFILTTIDFALNNSELRLPLMKALDQIVNHARMNV; encoded by the coding sequence ATGAAAAAAGTGAAAAAAGCAATCATTCCTGCTGCTGGACTAGGAACACGCTTCCTCCCCGCGACGAAAGCAATGCCTAAGGAAATGCTGCCGATTGTCGATAAACCAACCATTCAATACATTGTTGAAGAGGCTGTTCAATCCGGGATAGAGGACATCATTATCGTTACGGGAAAAGGGAAGCGGGCAATAGAGGATCATTTCGACAGCGCATTTGAATTAGAGCAGACGCTGCTTGAGCGAAAAAAGTTAGAGCTTCTGGAAGAAGTGCAAAAATCATCGAAGATCATTGATATCCACTATATTCGCCAAAAAGAACCCAAAGGTCTTGGTCATGCGGTGTGGTGCGCTCGCAAGTTCATTGGCGATGAGCCATTCGCGGTATTGCTGGGAGATGACATCGTACGCGCTGAAACACCTTGCCTGCTGCAGATGATTGAAAAGTACGAAATCATGCAAAGCTCCATTGTAGCGGTTAAGCCTGTTCCTGAGGAAGAGGTTAGCCGATACGGAATTATTAGTCCGATGGAAAAATACGGGCAGCTCTATAAGACTAAGCATTTTGTAGAGAAACCAGCTAAAGAATCGGCCCCATCGAATTTGGCGATTATGGGCAGATATATTTTGACCCCTCGGATATTTGACTTCCTGGAGAATGCAGAATTCGGCGCAAGCGGAGAAATTCAACTGACAGACGCCATACAAAAGCTCGCACAGGAGGAAGACGTCTACGGCTACGAGTTCGAAGGAACACGATTCGACGTGGGCGATAAGCTCGGCTTCATTCTTACGACGATCGATTTTGCGCTCAATAATTCGGAGCTTCGTCTACCGTTAATGAAGGCGCTGGATCAGATCGTTAACCATGCCAGAATGAATGTATGA
- a CDS encoding DegT/DnrJ/EryC1/StrS family aminotransferase — protein MKTVQRIPVLDLSDEIETLKPQLLKAFEDVLDGGAFIMGPNVKAFEQECASYLGTKHAIALNSGTDALVIGLLAAGVSAGDEVITTPFTFFATAEAISQIGATPVFVDVDIRTYNINLEQLEAAITPRTKAIIPVHLFGLAVDMDNVMKIAREHGLIVVEDTAQAFGAESGGKKAGTFGDVGCYSFFPSKNLGAYGDGGLLVTDNDEIAEKAEMLRAHGSKKKYHNEIVGYNSRLDEIQAAILRIKLPHIDQWNEGRQQAANHYHQLLEGNKNLILPVYEETGNSVFHQYTVRITGGKRDDVQRKLAEAGIQTMIYYPIPVHQLPIYRGMNRSLPNAETLAGEVLSLPIWPHIKPEIQEAVVVQLLRSM, from the coding sequence GTGAAAACCGTACAAAGGATTCCTGTGCTCGATTTGAGCGATGAAATTGAAACATTAAAGCCTCAATTATTAAAGGCTTTCGAGGATGTGCTGGACGGAGGTGCTTTCATTATGGGGCCAAACGTCAAAGCGTTCGAGCAGGAATGCGCGAGTTATCTGGGGACGAAGCATGCGATTGCTCTTAATTCCGGTACTGATGCTTTAGTGATTGGCCTCCTCGCTGCAGGCGTTTCTGCGGGGGACGAAGTCATTACAACGCCGTTCACTTTCTTTGCAACGGCAGAGGCAATTAGCCAGATCGGAGCGACACCAGTGTTCGTGGACGTCGATATTCGCACCTATAATATCAATCTTGAGCAGCTCGAAGCGGCCATTACGCCTCGGACGAAGGCGATCATTCCCGTTCACCTATTCGGCTTAGCCGTTGACATGGACAACGTAATGAAGATTGCCCGCGAGCATGGACTGATCGTGGTCGAGGACACCGCCCAAGCCTTCGGCGCGGAAAGTGGAGGCAAGAAAGCTGGTACATTCGGCGATGTTGGTTGTTATTCGTTCTTCCCTTCCAAGAATCTTGGTGCTTACGGAGATGGTGGTCTGCTTGTGACCGATAACGACGAGATTGCGGAGAAAGCGGAGATGCTGCGCGCGCATGGCTCCAAGAAGAAATATCACAACGAGATCGTCGGCTATAACTCGCGGCTGGATGAAATACAGGCTGCCATACTGCGCATCAAGCTGCCGCATATCGATCAGTGGAATGAAGGAAGGCAGCAAGCCGCAAATCACTACCACCAGCTGTTGGAAGGGAATAAGAACCTCATCCTCCCTGTGTACGAAGAGACGGGCAATTCGGTTTTTCACCAATATACGGTTAGAATCACCGGCGGTAAGAGAGATGACGTACAGCGCAAGCTTGCGGAAGCCGGGATACAGACGATGATCTATTATCCGATACCCGTACATCAGCTGCCCATTTATCGCGGGATGAACCGCAGTCTCCCGAATGCCGAGACCTTGGCTGGCGAAGTGCTTTCTCTTCCGATTTGGCCTCATATTAAACCAGAAATCCAAGAGGCCGTAGTAGTGCAGCTACTTAGGTCGATGTAG
- a CDS encoding YveK family protein has product MAIQLFSSVRRHIVIFLLVVIVCGGGGAGITYVIPPLYQAEASIVANFNETDQSSDSKYNDILVNQMLMQTYEGVVKSHSIAKVAKDKLKSSESPKDLLGQIEVKSNPGTLILTIYARYNNPRSAVDIANAFAEAFVENGPSIVKNANITILDKAVYENSLNSVRPKLFIVAASVFMGIILGLSFSLLLERKKLKKSLKKSYNIPATLKREMA; this is encoded by the coding sequence GTGGCCATTCAGTTGTTTTCGTCAGTACGCAGACATATCGTGATATTTCTGCTCGTTGTCATTGTTTGTGGTGGAGGCGGCGCAGGCATCACTTACGTTATCCCACCGCTTTATCAAGCAGAGGCCTCTATCGTTGCGAATTTTAACGAGACAGACCAGTCGAGTGATAGCAAATATAATGACATCCTGGTCAACCAGATGCTCATGCAGACATATGAGGGCGTGGTCAAGAGTCATTCGATCGCTAAGGTAGCCAAGGATAAGCTGAAAAGCTCGGAGTCTCCGAAAGATCTGTTAGGTCAGATCGAAGTGAAATCAAATCCAGGAACACTGATTCTGACGATCTATGCGCGCTACAATAATCCGCGAAGCGCTGTGGATATCGCAAATGCCTTCGCTGAAGCGTTCGTGGAGAACGGTCCCTCAATCGTGAAAAATGCGAACATTACGATCTTGGATAAGGCGGTCTATGAAAACTCGCTGAATTCGGTTCGCCCGAAATTGTTCATCGTTGCCGCGAGCGTATTTATGGGTATCATACTTGGCCTATCGTTCTCCTTGCTGCTAGAAAGAAAAAAGCTAAAAAAGTCTCTAAAAAAGTCCTATAACATACCCGCGACCTTGAAAAGAGAAATGGCGTAG
- a CDS encoding Gfo/Idh/MocA family protein, whose amino-acid sequence MISFAIIGWGHIARKHKEAIDVVEGARLVAVSDLNPERLKELAPFPEIKKFTDLNVMLAEAPEVDVVCICTPSGLHAAHAIAAIRAGKHVIIEKPVALSLHDAEAIREAASLYGAKVAVVHPNRFRPAIRKLKLALDQGLFGKLSHVNATVRWNRAQAYYDQASWRGTKEMDGGVLLNQAVHSLDLLEWLVGPVTGVKSMVDTRIRKMEAEDTALAVLRFDTGVLGVVEATTAIYDKNLEETISIFGEHGYAVIGGPTANWFKQLRSSYLSESECEAWIQEIESDPYGEPGHRSIIRDMVAAVCDNREPIVPLHEGIRAMKLALDISSNGTSPALIANGGDFYAVKDAATIRGV is encoded by the coding sequence ATGATTTCATTTGCGATTATTGGCTGGGGACATATTGCCCGCAAGCATAAAGAAGCAATTGACGTGGTTGAAGGTGCGCGTTTAGTCGCTGTGAGCGATCTCAATCCTGAGCGGCTTAAAGAGCTTGCTCCTTTTCCAGAGATTAAGAAATTTACGGATTTGAATGTGATGCTCGCTGAAGCGCCGGAAGTAGATGTCGTTTGTATCTGTACACCAAGCGGACTTCATGCTGCCCATGCGATCGCGGCGATTCGTGCCGGCAAGCACGTCATTATTGAGAAGCCAGTCGCGCTGTCCTTACATGACGCAGAGGCTATTCGCGAAGCTGCATCGCTGTACGGAGCCAAGGTTGCAGTGGTACATCCCAACCGATTCCGCCCGGCTATTCGCAAGTTAAAGCTTGCCCTGGATCAAGGTCTGTTCGGAAAACTAAGCCATGTCAACGCAACTGTGCGTTGGAATCGGGCGCAGGCTTACTACGATCAGGCATCATGGCGCGGAACGAAAGAGATGGACGGCGGCGTGCTGCTGAACCAAGCCGTTCATAGCCTTGATTTGCTGGAATGGCTGGTAGGTCCTGTTACAGGGGTCAAATCCATGGTCGATACGCGCATCCGCAAAATGGAGGCGGAGGATACCGCGCTTGCCGTGCTCCGCTTCGATACCGGCGTGCTCGGTGTTGTGGAGGCGACCACCGCGATATACGACAAGAACTTGGAAGAGACAATCAGTATTTTCGGTGAGCACGGGTACGCCGTAATCGGAGGGCCAACCGCTAACTGGTTCAAGCAATTGCGCAGCTCATACCTCAGTGAGTCCGAGTGTGAAGCGTGGATTCAAGAAATCGAGAGCGACCCATACGGAGAACCGGGCCACCGTTCTATTATCCGTGATATGGTTGCGGCTGTCTGCGACAATCGCGAGCCGATCGTGCCGCTGCATGAAGGCATACGCGCGATGAAGCTTGCTCTGGATATTTCGTCAAACGGCACTAGTCCAGCACTTATAGCTAATGGAGGGGATTTCTATGCTGTTAAAGACGCAGCGACAATCAGGGGCGTTTAG
- a CDS encoding GNAT family N-acetyltransferase has translation MRVEEEALQKWAEFNRRKWNCKAELMTFRAEGTEAECTSLFFMNRSGKLFLPPLNYYNHVVFKPTPTSKNYKLTRQWLRVAEQMTLEMTNKGCTVDFVFPPEINDVRPWRWANYQLGVKYSYRIKLPYEDSASDTTVRKRIEKANALGYVSRQADRMEDVHVCLIETAKRKGFKQDLTVEDLELMRSILGDDIFKAYVCYSKDGEPVSASVELVLSKECALGLMLGTKKEHLQSGVAYQMTAFMLQDMAALGVEQYDFCGANIPSVAESKSKWGAELVPYFTVRKRSFKDWLREARSLLYSLSAVSSLVGLEVL, from the coding sequence GTGAGAGTTGAAGAGGAAGCTCTGCAGAAGTGGGCAGAGTTCAATCGTCGCAAATGGAACTGCAAAGCGGAGCTGATGACGTTCCGTGCAGAAGGAACGGAAGCGGAGTGTACGAGCTTGTTCTTTATGAATCGCAGCGGAAAGCTGTTCCTACCTCCATTAAATTACTATAACCATGTGGTCTTTAAGCCAACTCCTACTAGCAAGAATTATAAGCTGACAAGGCAATGGTTGCGTGTGGCGGAACAAATGACTTTGGAAATGACGAATAAAGGCTGTACCGTCGACTTTGTCTTCCCACCGGAAATTAATGACGTTCGGCCTTGGAGATGGGCGAATTACCAACTCGGCGTCAAATACTCGTACCGAATAAAGCTCCCTTATGAAGATAGCGCATCCGACACTACCGTTCGCAAAAGGATTGAGAAGGCTAATGCGCTCGGTTATGTGAGCCGGCAGGCAGATCGGATGGAAGATGTTCATGTATGCTTGATTGAAACTGCGAAGCGCAAAGGCTTCAAGCAGGATTTGACCGTCGAGGATCTTGAGCTGATGAGAAGCATTCTGGGTGATGACATATTTAAGGCTTACGTTTGCTACAGCAAAGACGGCGAGCCGGTAAGCGCGAGCGTTGAACTGGTGCTCAGTAAAGAATGCGCGCTTGGACTCATGCTCGGTACGAAGAAAGAACATTTGCAAAGCGGCGTTGCCTACCAGATGACGGCGTTCATGCTGCAGGATATGGCAGCGCTTGGCGTGGAGCAATACGACTTCTGTGGCGCTAATATCCCTTCTGTAGCTGAATCCAAATCTAAGTGGGGAGCGGAGCTCGTTCCATACTTTACGGTGCGTAAGCGCAGCTTCAAGGATTGGCTTCGGGAAGCCCGCAGCTTGCTATACAGCTTATCGGCGGTAAGCAGCCTGGTCGGACTGGAAGTGCTCTAA
- a CDS encoding lipopolysaccharide biosynthesis protein — protein sequence MAKKIRIPKLNKFSKNVFVLAGGTMFSQLLILLTLPVLAHLYTPAEFGVFSVYTSIVSLILVISSLSYEVTVTMPSSDRAASSLVHLSLYLCMGISLLSGLVFYLLQNKIADWLNVSEIKGYFFLVIFSLFAAGVYQVLNYWLIRKKHFKQIARTKYMQSTGQVATQLTFGIVHHGSLGLIVGDLVGRSAGIWGQLKRWRKDTSAENIRVTWEDMKDNAYRYRRFPLLSSGSSLLNSFSLYLPNILLAALYGPYEAGLYTLVQRLLGAPAILISTSVSQVYLSEFSSNVNHRPEKIYPLFMGTLKKVTLIGLLVIGSIVVIAPHFMFLLGDQWHHTGHLLPIMAMMYIAQFAANSVGSTIDVMERQDLHLLREIVRITIVTGALYLAWFTNQDPETAVLFLSIAATLGYLLHLSLSYRAVIKFKQQAPNLAEVSTSQAN from the coding sequence ATGGCGAAAAAAATTCGAATTCCAAAACTAAATAAATTTTCAAAGAATGTGTTTGTTCTGGCTGGTGGCACCATGTTTAGCCAACTATTGATTCTCCTTACATTGCCTGTGTTGGCGCACTTATACACACCTGCCGAGTTTGGCGTATTCTCCGTCTACACTTCTATCGTATCCCTCATCCTAGTCATCTCTTCGCTTAGCTATGAAGTGACGGTTACAATGCCCAGCTCGGATCGGGCAGCATCCAGCCTTGTACATCTAAGTCTCTACTTGTGCATGGGAATCAGCCTGCTGAGCGGTTTGGTGTTCTACCTATTGCAGAACAAAATTGCAGATTGGTTGAACGTCTCCGAGATCAAAGGATACTTCTTCCTCGTGATCTTCAGCTTATTCGCAGCCGGCGTATATCAGGTATTGAATTACTGGCTCATTCGCAAGAAGCACTTCAAACAGATCGCACGGACCAAGTACATGCAGAGCACGGGGCAAGTTGCTACTCAGCTAACGTTTGGAATTGTGCATCATGGGTCGCTTGGCTTGATTGTGGGCGATTTGGTTGGCCGTTCCGCAGGCATCTGGGGGCAGCTGAAACGCTGGCGGAAGGATACGTCGGCAGAGAACATTCGCGTGACATGGGAGGATATGAAGGATAACGCCTACCGCTATCGCAGGTTCCCGCTGCTGTCCAGCGGATCAAGTTTGCTCAACAGCTTCAGCCTATACCTGCCGAATATTCTTCTCGCGGCTTTATATGGTCCGTATGAAGCGGGGCTCTATACGCTCGTGCAGCGGTTGTTAGGCGCTCCGGCAATACTCATCTCGACGTCAGTCAGCCAAGTATACTTGTCAGAGTTTTCCTCGAACGTCAATCACCGGCCGGAGAAAATTTACCCGTTGTTTATGGGTACTTTGAAGAAGGTTACTCTCATAGGTCTCTTAGTCATTGGAAGCATTGTCGTCATCGCTCCCCATTTCATGTTTCTGCTCGGGGATCAATGGCACCACACGGGGCACTTGCTGCCTATTATGGCGATGATGTATATCGCTCAGTTTGCTGCTAATTCCGTTGGATCTACCATCGATGTGATGGAGAGGCAGGACTTGCATTTACTTCGAGAAATCGTACGGATTACCATCGTCACGGGTGCTCTGTACTTAGCTTGGTTCACGAATCAGGATCCCGAGACAGCCGTGCTGTTCTTGAGCATCGCTGCAACGCTTGGTTACTTGCTGCATCTGAGTCTGTCTTATAGAGCGGTCATTAAGTTCAAACAGCAAGCGCCTAATCTGGCGGAAGTTAGCACAAGCCAGGCAAATTGA
- the galE gene encoding UDP-glucose 4-epimerase GalE, whose protein sequence is MAVLVTGGSGYIGVHVCVELLNAGYDIVAFDNFVNSKPEAVNRIRQVSGKEFKFYSADMTNKEELESIFRENNIEAVVHLAGLKAVGESIGDPLRYYSNNIGGTLTLLETMDKYGVHNLVFSSSATVYGTQSGVPIAEDTTLRATNPYGWTKLMVEDILRDLQVSNPEWGIVILRYFNPVGAHESGLMGEDPSGVPSNLSPFISQVAVGRLQELLVFGSDYPTPDGTGIRDYIHIVDLANGHLRAIEKVLQEPGIDVFNLGTGNGCSVLELIRAFEQVSGKSIPYKLVGRRPGDVAISFADSSKAQKVLGWRAERSILQMCQDTLRWQINNPQGYMTLASLHS, encoded by the coding sequence ATGGCTGTACTTGTCACTGGGGGTAGCGGGTATATCGGAGTGCACGTATGCGTCGAACTGCTGAATGCAGGATACGACATTGTGGCCTTCGATAATTTTGTTAATAGCAAGCCTGAAGCGGTGAATCGGATTCGTCAGGTATCCGGCAAGGAATTTAAGTTTTATTCAGCAGACATGACGAACAAGGAAGAGCTTGAGTCCATATTCCGGGAAAACAACATTGAAGCGGTCGTGCATTTGGCCGGTCTGAAAGCAGTTGGCGAGTCCATCGGGGATCCGCTGCGTTACTACAGCAATAATATCGGAGGCACGCTGACGCTGCTGGAGACAATGGACAAATACGGTGTGCATAATCTGGTTTTCAGCTCATCGGCGACTGTCTACGGGACGCAGTCAGGTGTTCCAATAGCCGAAGATACAACGCTTCGCGCGACGAACCCGTACGGCTGGACGAAGCTGATGGTTGAAGACATCCTGCGTGATTTGCAAGTATCCAATCCAGAGTGGGGCATCGTTATTCTACGTTATTTCAATCCGGTAGGCGCTCATGAGAGCGGGCTTATGGGGGAAGACCCTAGCGGCGTACCAAGCAATTTATCTCCCTTTATCTCGCAAGTAGCGGTTGGGCGGCTGCAGGAACTGCTCGTATTCGGAAGCGACTATCCGACACCCGATGGCACCGGCATCCGTGACTATATCCACATCGTAGATCTGGCTAATGGACATTTACGTGCGATTGAGAAAGTGCTGCAAGAGCCTGGAATCGATGTGTTTAACCTCGGGACGGGTAACGGTTGCAGCGTATTGGAACTGATACGGGCCTTTGAGCAGGTATCCGGCAAGAGCATTCCGTACAAACTTGTCGGTCGACGGCCAGGAGATGTAGCAATCAGCTTCGCAGATTCGAGCAAGGCGCAGAAGGTGCTCGGATGGAGAGCGGAGCGAAGTATTTTGCAAATGTGCCAAGACACCTTGAGATGGCAGATCAATAACCCGCAAGGTTATATGACGCTAGCTAGCTTACATTCATAG